Proteins from one Mycolicibacter virginiensis genomic window:
- a CDS encoding MBL fold metallo-hydrolase, translating to MTSQIAVDDNYTGHVEPGTAARRTLPGATIIKASVGPMDNNAYLVTCTTTGKTLLIDAANDAENLVALVREHAPDVALIVTSHQHFDHWQALAALAEATGAPTAAHALDAEPLPVTPDRILADGDTVTVGDLSFDVIHLQGHTEGSVALALDGAATGGVTQLFTGDCLFPGGIGKTWQPGDFERLLGDVSRKVFDRFDDDTVVYPGHGDDTVLGVERPHLAEWRERGW from the coding sequence ATGACCTCCCAGATCGCGGTGGACGACAACTACACCGGACACGTCGAACCCGGAACCGCGGCGCGGCGCACCCTGCCCGGGGCCACCATCATCAAGGCGTCGGTGGGCCCGATGGACAACAACGCTTACCTGGTGACCTGCACCACAACCGGCAAGACGCTGCTGATCGACGCGGCCAACGACGCCGAGAACCTGGTGGCACTGGTACGCGAGCACGCCCCGGACGTGGCGCTGATCGTCACCAGCCACCAGCACTTCGATCACTGGCAGGCGCTGGCCGCGCTGGCCGAGGCCACCGGGGCGCCGACGGCCGCACACGCCCTGGACGCCGAGCCGCTGCCGGTCACCCCCGATCGCATCCTGGCCGACGGCGACACCGTAACCGTCGGCGACCTGAGCTTCGATGTGATCCACCTGCAGGGCCACACCGAGGGATCGGTGGCGCTGGCCCTCGACGGCGCGGCCACCGGCGGCGTGACGCAGCTGTTCACCGGCGACTGCCTTTTCCCCGGCGGCATTGGAAAGACTTGGCAGCCAGGGGATTTCGAGCGCCTACTGGGTGACGTGAGCCGCAAGGTGTTCGACCGCTTCGACGACGACACCGTCGTCTACCCCGGGCACGGCGATGACACCGTCCTAGGGGTCGAGCGCCCGCACCTGGCGGAGTGGCGCGAACGGGGTTGGTGA
- a CDS encoding glycosyltransferase family 39 protein encodes MSQVLSPAPVHTEAGPPLRQPRSPDAAVIAVATTVISVIGASRPSLWFDEAATISAATHRSLPELWRLLTHIDAVHGLYYLVMHGWFAVFPATEFWARVPSSLAVGLGAAGVVVLSRRFTGRQVSVCAGALYAILPRMTWAGVEARPYAFSAMAAVWLTVLWVTAARRNTVRLWVGYGVAVVAATLLNTFTVLMVAVHAVALRQVGADDSARRRWAAAAGIGLAALAPFLWFSQGQIRQVAWIQSLNPHTVIEILQQQYFDNSAPFAILAWLMLAGAIVAVRNGARRSPDADTRRLAALCVAWILIPTVATLAYSLVVKPVYYPRYLISTAPAMAIALAIAVTTLATSRRVVIGVVALLAIAALPNYVANQRDRYTKEKGWDYSAVADVIVAHAQPGDCLLIDNTTRWLPGPIRALTAARPEAFAKLTDPGLGPHRQTLGRLWDGHLGVGALKDQFDRCPTIWAITDHDRSLPLHQAAAALPAGTRFARTPDGRMLHALRFYVVERWQFTFAQVIKATRRTT; translated from the coding sequence TTGAGCCAGGTATTGAGCCCGGCCCCGGTGCATACTGAGGCGGGTCCGCCACTGCGCCAACCACGCTCGCCGGATGCGGCCGTAATCGCCGTCGCGACAACGGTGATCAGCGTCATCGGCGCGAGCCGGCCGTCGCTGTGGTTCGACGAAGCAGCCACCATCTCGGCGGCGACGCACCGCTCACTTCCGGAACTGTGGCGATTGCTCACTCACATCGACGCGGTACACGGGCTGTACTACCTGGTCATGCATGGCTGGTTCGCGGTCTTTCCCGCGACCGAATTCTGGGCCCGGGTGCCGAGCAGTCTGGCGGTCGGACTAGGGGCCGCCGGCGTGGTGGTGCTGTCCCGCAGGTTCACCGGCCGGCAGGTATCGGTGTGCGCCGGTGCGCTTTACGCGATATTGCCGCGGATGACATGGGCGGGGGTCGAGGCGCGCCCGTATGCGTTCTCGGCGATGGCCGCGGTCTGGCTCACCGTGCTGTGGGTGACCGCGGCCCGGCGCAACACCGTGCGACTGTGGGTGGGCTACGGCGTGGCAGTCGTGGCGGCGACACTACTGAACACCTTCACCGTGCTGATGGTGGCGGTACACGCGGTGGCGCTGCGGCAGGTGGGCGCCGACGATTCCGCGAGGCGGAGATGGGCTGCGGCGGCCGGTATCGGACTGGCCGCGCTGGCCCCGTTCCTCTGGTTCAGCCAGGGGCAGATCCGCCAGGTCGCCTGGATTCAGTCGCTGAATCCGCACACCGTCATCGAGATCCTCCAGCAGCAGTACTTCGACAACAGTGCGCCGTTCGCGATCCTGGCGTGGCTGATGCTCGCGGGCGCCATCGTCGCCGTTCGAAACGGCGCCCGCCGGTCCCCCGATGCCGATACCCGACGGCTCGCGGCGCTGTGCGTGGCCTGGATACTCATCCCGACCGTGGCCACGCTGGCCTATTCACTGGTGGTGAAACCTGTTTACTACCCGCGGTATTTGATCAGTACGGCTCCGGCGATGGCGATCGCCCTGGCGATCGCGGTCACCACACTCGCCACTTCGCGCCGCGTGGTGATCGGCGTCGTCGCACTGTTGGCGATCGCAGCGTTGCCCAATTACGTTGCCAATCAACGTGATCGCTATACCAAAGAGAAGGGCTGGGACTACAGCGCGGTCGCCGACGTGATCGTCGCGCACGCCCAACCCGGGGACTGCCTGCTGATCGACAACACCACCAGGTGGCTACCCGGCCCGATCCGGGCGCTGACCGCCGCGCGCCCCGAGGCGTTCGCGAAGCTGACCGACCCCGGCCTGGGACCACACCGCCAAACCCTGGGGCGGCTCTGGGACGGGCACCTCGGGGTGGGGGCATTGAAGGACCAGTTCGACCGATGCCCGACGATCTGGGCGATCACCGATCACGACCGCAGCCTGCCACTCCATCAGGCGGCCGCAGCGCTACCGGCGGGCACCCGGTTCGCCCGCACACCCGACGGCCGGATGCTGCACGCGCTGCGCTTCTACGTCGTCGAACGCTGGCAGTTCACCTTCGCTCAGGTCATCAAGGCGACCCGCCGAACAACCTAG
- a CDS encoding Rv2640c family ArsR-like transcriptional regulator → MPKALPVIDTTAPVCCAPVASGPMNDADALQIALRLKALADPVRVKIVSHLFSSTAGEENSGDLAAVLGLSESTVSHHLSQLRKAGLVVSDRRGMNMFHRVRPDALQALCAALDPNCCT, encoded by the coding sequence ATGCCGAAAGCGTTGCCGGTGATCGACACGACCGCGCCGGTGTGTTGCGCCCCGGTGGCCTCCGGGCCCATGAATGACGCCGACGCATTGCAGATCGCGTTGCGACTCAAAGCGCTGGCGGATCCGGTGCGGGTCAAGATCGTGTCGCATCTGTTCAGCTCGACCGCCGGAGAGGAGAATTCCGGCGACCTGGCCGCGGTCCTGGGCTTGAGCGAATCCACCGTCAGCCACCACCTGAGCCAGCTGCGCAAGGCCGGTTTGGTGGTGTCGGATCGGCGGGGGATGAACATGTTCCACCGGGTGCGTCCGGATGCCTTGCAAGCCTTGTGCGCGGCACTGGATCCCAACTGCTGTACCTAG
- the uvrA gene encoding excinuclease ABC subunit UvrA, with amino-acid sequence MADRLIVKGAREHNLRSVDLDLPRDALIVFTGLSGSGKSSLAFDTIFAEGQRRYVESLSAYARQFLGQMEKPDVDFIEGLSPAVSIDQKSTNRNPRSTVGTITEVYDYLRLLYARAGTPHCPVCGERIARQTPQQIVDQVLAMDEGLRFQVLAPVVRTRKGEFADLFEKLNTQGYSRVRVDGVVHSLTDPPKLKKQEKHDIEVVVDRLTVKESAKQRLTDSVETALGLADGIVVLEFVDRDDDHPHREQRFSEKLACPNGHALSVDDLEPRSFSFNSPYGACPECAGLGIRKEVDADLVVPDPDRTLAEGAVVPWSMGPTSEYFTRMMASLGEAMGFDVDTPWRKLPAKARKAILEGSDEQVHVRYRNRYGRTRSYYTDFEGVMAFLQRKMEQTESEQMKERYAGFMRDVPCPECAGTRLKPEILAVTLAAGDYGSKSIAQVSELSIADCADFLNALTLGPREQAIAGQVLKEIQSRLSFLLDVGLEYLTLSRAAGTLSGGEAQRIRLATQIGSGLVGVLYVLDEPSIGLHQRDNRRLIETLVRLRDLGNTLIVVEHDLDTIAHADWIVDIGPAAGEHGGKIVHSGPYSDLLANTDSITGAYLSGAKSIAVPENRRPVDAKRQLGVVGAREHNLSGVDVAFPLGVLTAVTGVSGSGKSTLVNDILATVLANKLNGARLVPGRHTRITGLDHLDKLVRVDQSPIGRTPRSNPATYTGVFDKIRTLFAATTEAKVRGYQPGRFSFNVKGGRCEACTGDGTIKIEMNFLPDVYVPCEVCHGARYNRETLEVHYKGKTIAEVLDMSIEEAAEFFEPITGIHRYLRTLVDVGLGYVRLGQPAPTLSGGEAQRVKLASELQKRSTGRTVYILDEPTTGLHFEDIAKLLVVINGLVDKGNTVIVIEHNLDVIKTADWIIDMGPEGGSGGGTVVATGTPEDVVAVPESYTGKFLAEILDAPAKPAKAVKRRRKASA; translated from the coding sequence GTGGCTGACCGGCTGATCGTCAAGGGTGCGCGGGAACACAACCTGCGCAGTGTGGATCTGGACCTGCCGCGTGACGCGTTGATCGTGTTCACGGGGCTGTCCGGTTCGGGTAAATCCTCGCTGGCCTTCGACACCATCTTCGCCGAGGGCCAGCGCCGCTATGTCGAATCCCTGTCGGCCTACGCCCGCCAGTTCCTGGGCCAGATGGAAAAGCCCGACGTCGACTTCATCGAGGGCCTGTCGCCGGCGGTGTCCATCGACCAGAAGTCCACCAACCGCAACCCGCGCTCGACGGTCGGCACCATCACCGAGGTCTATGACTACCTGCGGCTGCTCTACGCCCGCGCCGGCACCCCGCACTGCCCGGTCTGTGGCGAACGGATCGCCCGCCAGACCCCGCAGCAGATCGTCGACCAGGTGCTGGCCATGGACGAGGGCCTGCGGTTCCAGGTGCTGGCACCGGTGGTGCGCACCCGCAAGGGGGAGTTCGCCGATCTCTTCGAGAAGCTGAACACCCAGGGCTACAGCCGGGTGCGGGTGGACGGCGTGGTGCATTCACTGACCGATCCGCCCAAGCTCAAGAAGCAGGAGAAACACGACATCGAGGTGGTCGTCGACCGCCTCACTGTCAAGGAGTCGGCCAAACAGCGGCTCACCGACTCGGTGGAGACCGCGCTGGGCCTGGCCGACGGCATCGTGGTGCTGGAGTTTGTCGACCGGGACGATGATCACCCACACCGCGAGCAGCGGTTCTCCGAGAAGCTGGCCTGCCCCAACGGGCACGCGCTGTCGGTCGACGACCTGGAGCCGCGGTCGTTCTCGTTCAACTCGCCCTACGGGGCCTGCCCGGAGTGCGCGGGCCTGGGCATCCGCAAGGAGGTCGACGCCGACCTGGTGGTGCCCGACCCGGATCGCACCCTGGCCGAGGGCGCGGTGGTGCCCTGGTCGATGGGCCCCACCAGCGAGTACTTCACCCGGATGATGGCCAGCCTCGGTGAGGCGATGGGCTTCGACGTCGACACCCCGTGGCGCAAACTGCCGGCCAAGGCCCGCAAGGCGATCCTGGAGGGCTCCGACGAGCAGGTGCACGTGCGCTACCGCAACCGCTACGGCCGGACGCGCTCGTACTACACCGATTTCGAAGGTGTGATGGCGTTCCTGCAACGCAAGATGGAGCAGACCGAATCCGAGCAGATGAAGGAACGCTACGCCGGGTTCATGCGTGACGTGCCGTGCCCGGAGTGCGCCGGCACCCGGCTCAAGCCGGAGATCCTGGCGGTGACGCTGGCCGCGGGCGATTACGGCAGCAAATCCATTGCGCAGGTCAGTGAGCTGTCGATCGCGGACTGCGCGGACTTCCTCAACGCCCTGACCCTGGGCCCGCGCGAGCAGGCCATCGCCGGCCAGGTGCTCAAAGAGATCCAGTCCCGGCTGAGCTTCCTGCTCGACGTCGGACTGGAGTACTTGACGCTGTCTCGGGCCGCCGGAACCCTGTCCGGAGGTGAGGCGCAACGCATTCGGCTAGCCACCCAGATCGGGTCGGGCCTGGTCGGCGTGCTCTACGTGCTCGACGAGCCGTCGATCGGGCTGCATCAGCGTGACAACCGGCGACTGATCGAAACCCTGGTGCGGCTGCGCGATCTGGGCAACACCCTGATCGTCGTCGAGCACGACCTGGACACCATCGCGCACGCCGACTGGATCGTCGACATCGGCCCGGCGGCCGGCGAGCACGGCGGCAAGATCGTGCACAGCGGTCCCTACAGCGACCTGCTGGCCAACACCGACTCGATCACCGGCGCCTACCTGTCCGGCGCGAAAAGCATTGCGGTTCCGGAGAACCGCCGGCCGGTGGATGCCAAGCGTCAACTCGGGGTGGTCGGCGCGCGCGAGCACAACCTGTCCGGTGTCGACGTAGCGTTTCCGCTCGGCGTGCTCACCGCGGTCACCGGGGTGTCCGGCTCGGGCAAGTCGACCCTGGTCAACGACATTCTGGCGACGGTGCTCGCCAACAAACTCAACGGCGCCCGGCTGGTGCCCGGCCGGCACACCCGGATCACCGGACTCGATCACCTGGACAAGCTGGTGCGGGTGGACCAGTCACCGATCGGACGCACGCCGCGGTCCAACCCGGCCACCTACACCGGGGTGTTCGACAAGATCCGCACCCTGTTCGCGGCCACCACCGAAGCCAAGGTCCGCGGCTATCAGCCCGGCCGGTTCTCGTTCAACGTAAAGGGCGGCCGCTGCGAGGCGTGCACCGGCGACGGCACCATCAAGATCGAGATGAACTTCCTGCCGGATGTCTATGTGCCCTGCGAGGTCTGCCACGGTGCCCGCTACAACCGGGAGACCCTGGAGGTGCACTACAAGGGCAAGACCATCGCCGAAGTCCTGGACATGTCCATCGAGGAGGCCGCGGAGTTCTTCGAGCCGATCACCGGAATCCACCGCTACCTGCGCACCCTGGTCGACGTCGGGCTGGGATATGTGCGGCTGGGGCAGCCGGCGCCAACGCTGTCCGGGGGAGAGGCGCAGCGGGTGAAGCTGGCCTCCGAGCTTCAGAAGCGTTCCACCGGCCGGACGGTCTACATCCTCGACGAGCCCACCACCGGCCTGCATTTCGAGGACATCGCC
- a CDS encoding universal stress protein has product MSGYKTVVVGTDGSDSSLRAVDRAAHLASGEGAKVIIATAYLPHADDPRAADALKDEGYKASGNAPIYAILKEAKERAINAGAYEVEEKAIVGAPVDALVELAESVKADLLVVGNVGLSTIAGRLLGSVPANVSRRSKIDVLIVHTTG; this is encoded by the coding sequence ATGAGCGGCTACAAGACCGTAGTGGTCGGTACGGACGGCTCGGACTCGTCGCTGCGCGCCGTCGACCGCGCGGCTCACCTGGCATCCGGTGAGGGCGCCAAGGTCATCATCGCGACCGCCTACCTGCCGCACGCCGACGACCCCCGCGCCGCCGACGCCCTCAAGGACGAGGGCTACAAGGCTTCGGGCAACGCCCCGATCTACGCCATCCTCAAGGAGGCCAAGGAGCGGGCGATCAACGCCGGGGCCTACGAGGTCGAGGAGAAGGCCATCGTCGGCGCTCCGGTCGACGCGCTGGTGGAGCTGGCGGAGTCGGTCAAGGCCGACCTGCTGGTGGTCGGCAACGTCGGCCTGAGCACCATCGCCGGGCGGCTGCTCGGTTCGGTGCCGGCCAACGTGTCACGGCGCTCCAAGATCGACGTGCTGATCGTTCACACCACCGGCTAG